AATTCGTACCTCTTTTTTGTGTTATTACTATTTGCTGTTTTCCTTTTTATTCGCTTTTGAACCCCAATAGGTAGCAAGAATCGGTCCGGAAATATTGTGCCAGAAACTGAAGATCGCACTCGGAACTGCCGATACGGGATCGAAGTGCGCCATCGCTAACTGTGCTCCTAAACCTGAATTTTGCATCCCAACTTCAATCGATACCGCTTTTTGATCATCGTATTTTAGTTTAAATAGTTTCGCTACCAAGTATCCAATTAAGTAGCCCAACCCGTTATGTAAAATAACAATGGCAAAAATGATTAATCCAGTTTCCAAAATTTTATCGCGGCTTCCGCTTACTACGGCTGCAACGATCATTACGATCGCCACAACGGATATTGTTGGTAGGATATCAATGCTTTTCTCTACAATTGGTCTAAATAAGAATTGAGCAAGAATCCCTAAAATGATCGGGATCAATACCACTTTAATAACCGACATAAACATGGCCATAAATGAAACCGGTAACCATTCGCTTGCTAATAAATAGATGAGAGCAGGTGTTACAAACGGTGCTAATAATGTTGTGAATGATGTAATTGTAACAGATAATGCCGTATTACCTTTAGCGAGGAATGTCATAACGTTTGATGACGTACCCCCTGGACAACATCCTACTAAAATAACCCCAACCGCAATTTCAGGTGGTAAATTGAAAATTTTTGCTAACGCAAATGCAAGTAATGGCATAATGACAAATTGAGAAACAATCCCGATAATTACGCCTTTCGGATATTGAAGAATTAATTTAAAGTCATCTAATTTTAATGTCATCCCCATACCAAACATGACAATTCCTAATAATATGGTGATGTAACTGCCGATCCAAGTGAAATATTCAGGTGTCCAAATTGCTAAACCTGCAGCAACAAGAACCCAAATCGCAAATGTATTTCCTGCAAACTTACCTATCTTCTGTAAAATTCCCATGATGATGTAACCTCAGCTTTCTATTGAATTCATGTTATTGTAGTTTAATAAATTTATAATTGCAATAATTTTCTGAATTTTAAGCATTTTTGTTATTATTCTAGTGAATATAGTCTGAAACTTTTGGTGGAACATAAAAACATACATCATAAAAAGGGGCTATGCAGAAAAATACTGCATAGCCCCTGACCGATCATCTTTATCTCTTTTTCAATTTTGCTACTTCTTCACGCACAATTGGTGCAACTTTCGTACCTAAAAGTTCAATGGCATGCAGTACTTGGTCATGCGGCATAGAACCGACCGGCACGTGTAAGAAAAACCTTGAAATGCCGACATGTTCGTACAGATAGATGATTTTCTTCGCAACCGTTTCCACATCACCTACATAAAGAGCGCCTTCCAAGCTTCGGGCCTCATCAAATGCTTCATGTGTATACGGAGCCCAGCCACGTTCGCGGCCTAGTTTCGTCATAGCCGCTGCTGTTGACGGGAAAAACTGCTCTGTTGCAAGTTCTGTCGTATCTGCAATAAACCCGTGTGAATGGGAAGCGACGCGCAGCTTTGAAATATCATGTCCTGCTTTTTTCGCCACATCATAATACAATTGAACGATGCGCGCAAAATACAGAGGGCTTCCTCCGATAATTGCCAATGTTAACGGCAAGCCCAATGTAGCCGCACGGATTGCAGATTGTGGTGTACCGCCGCTCGCTATCCAAATCGGCAATTTTTCCTGTACAGGGCGGGGGTAGATACCGCGTCCTGGAATAGACGGGCGGAAATGGCCGGTTGA
This genomic window from Solibacillus sp. FSL R5-0449 contains:
- a CDS encoding bile acid:sodium symporter family protein — encoded protein: MGILQKIGKFAGNTFAIWVLVAAGLAIWTPEYFTWIGSYITILLGIVMFGMGMTLKLDDFKLILQYPKGVIIGIVSQFVIMPLLAFALAKIFNLPPEIAVGVILVGCCPGGTSSNVMTFLAKGNTALSVTITSFTTLLAPFVTPALIYLLASEWLPVSFMAMFMSVIKVVLIPIILGILAQFLFRPIVEKSIDILPTISVVAIVMIVAAVVSGSRDKILETGLIIFAIVILHNGLGYLIGYLVAKLFKLKYDDQKAVSIEVGMQNSGLGAQLAMAHFDPVSAVPSAIFSFWHNISGPILATYWGSKANKKENSK
- a CDS encoding LLM class flavin-dependent oxidoreductase is translated as MEIGISTFAETTPDVLTGETVSHAERLRQIVEEIKLADAVGLDVYGVGEHHREDYAASVPSVVLAAAAMQTKQIRLTSAVTVLSSDDPVRVFQQFATLDGLSNGRAEIMAGRGSFIESFPLFGNDLNDYDALFEEKLDLLLNLQENEIVSSTGHFRPSIPGRGIYPRPVQEKLPIWIASGGTPQSAIRAATLGLPLTLAIIGGSPLYFARIVQLYYDVAKKAGHDISKLRVASHSHGFIADTTELATEQFFPSTAAAMTKLGRERGWAPYTHEAFDEARSLEGALYVGDVETVAKKIIYLYEHVGISRFFLHVPVGSMPHDQVLHAIELLGTKVAPIVREEVAKLKKR